One region of Camelina sativa cultivar DH55 chromosome 6, Cs, whole genome shotgun sequence genomic DNA includes:
- the LOC104792011 gene encoding GTP-binding protein BRASSINAZOLE INSENSITIVE PALE GREEN 2, chloroplastic isoform X4, protein MVVLISSTVTICRVKPNLEDGSFRVSRLIPRPEIPFFSGLSDEKTKKKCLVSVQCLAVKKEPVVQSVERVKGTIFPKRAKNLIMSEGRDEDEEYGKLICPGCGIFMQDNDPDLPGYYKKRTVTAKNLEVDEEVEDDELDGVEMVDNDDDDDEEEEEGGDDEMDDEIKNAIEGSNSESESEIDWESDEWEDKEELNDVELDGFAPAGVGYGNVTKEREKKKRISKSERKKIAREEAKKDNFDDVTVCARCHSLRNYGQVKNQAAENLLPDFDFDRLISTRLIKPMNNSSTTVVVMVVDCVDFDGSFPKRAAKSLFTVLQKAENDPKGSKNLPKLVLVATKVDLLPTQISPARLDRWVRHRAKAGGAPKLSGVYMVSARKDLGVKNLLAYIKELAGPRGNVWVIGAQNAGKSTLINALSKKDGAKVTRLTEAPVPGTTLGILRIGGILSAKAKMYDTPGLLHPYLMSLRLNSEERKMVEIRKEVQPRSYRVKAGQSVHIGGLVRLDLVQASVETIYITVWASHSVSLHLGKTENAEEILKGHSGLRLQPPIGENRAAELGNWEEKEIQVTGSSWEVKSIDISVAGLGWLALGLKGEATLALWTYQGIDVTLREPLVIDRAPYLERPGFWLPKAITEVLGTHSSKLVEARRRKKQQDSTDFLSDNVS, encoded by the exons ATGGTGGTTTTGATTTCAAGTACCGTGACGATATGCAGAGTAAAACCAAATCTTGAAGATGGAAGCTTTCGCGTTAGCCGGTTAATACCCAGACCCGAAATTCCATTTTTCTCAG GGTTGAGTgatgagaagacgaagaagaaatgTTTAGTTTCGGTTCAGTGTTTAGCTGTGAAGAAAGAACCAGTTGTTCAAAGCGTGGAGAGAGTTAAAGGGACAATTTTTCCCAAGAGAGCGAAAAATCTTATCATGAGTGAAggaagagatgaagatgaagagtatGGGAAGCTCATTTGTCCAGGTTGTGGTATTTTTATGCAGGACAATGATCCAGATTTACCCGGATATTATAAGAAGAGAACGGTCACTGCAAAGAACTTAGAAGTTGATGAAGAGGTGGAAGATGATGAGCTTGATGGGGTTGAAATGgtagataatgatgatgatgatgatgaggaggaggaggaggggggAGATGATGAAATGGATGATGAGATCAAGAATGCAATAGAGGGTAGCAACTCTGAAAGTGAGAGTGAGATTGACTGGGAATCAGATGAGTGGGAAGACAAGGAAGAGCTGAATGATGTTGAATTGGATGGTTTTGCTCCGGCTGGTGTTGGATATGGTAATGTCACTAaggagagggagaagaagaaacggatTTCGAAatcagagaggaagaagatagctAGAGAGGAGGCAAAGAAAGACAATTTTGATGATGTGACGGTGTGTGCTCGTTGCCATTCTCTTAGGAATTATGGCCAAGTGAAGAATCAGGCTGCAGAGAACCTCTTACCAGATTTCGATTTTGATAGGTTGATATCAACTAGACTGATAAAACCAATGAATAATTCCAGCACTACAGTTGTAGTCATGGTTGTTGATTGTGTTGACTTTGATGGTTCATTTCCCAAACGAGCAGCCAAGTCTCTGTTTACAGTGCTTCAAAAAGCTGAAAATGATCCTAAGGGTAGCAAGAACCTCCCAAAACTTGTGCTTGTTGCAACAAAAGTAGACTTACTTCCGACACAGATTTCACCTGCTCGGTTAGACAGATGGGTGCGCCACCGTGCCAAGGCTGGAGGAGCGCCTAAGCTAAGTGGGGTATATATGGTTAGTGCTCGCAAAGATCTCGGTGTTAAGAATCTGTTAGCTTACATTAAAGAGTTAGCTGGTCCAAGAGGAAACGTGTGGGTTATTGGAGCTCAGAACGCCGGGAAATCTACTTTGATTAATGCCTTATCCAAGAAAGATGGTGCAAAGGTCACAAGGCTCACGGAAGCTCCGGTTCCTGGAACAACACTTGGAATATTGAGAATTGGTGGAATATTGTCTGCAAAGGCAAAGATGTATGACACTCCGGGCCTTTTGCATCCCTACCTTATGTCCCTGAGGTTAAATTCAGAGGAGCGGAAAATGGTAGAGATAAGGAAGGAGGTTCAACCTCGGAGTTACAGAGTCAAG GCAGGACAGTCTGTTCACATTGGTGGCTTGGTCAGGCTAGACCTCGTTCAGGCGTCGGTTGAAACAATATACATAACAGTATGGGCATCGCATAGCGTTTCACTACATCTAGGAAAAACAGAGAATGCTGAAGAAATACTCAAGGGCCATTCCGGTTTACGCCTGCAG CCACCAATCGGAGAGAACAGAGCGGCTGAATTGGGAAACTGGGAAGAGAAGGAGATTCAGGTGACGGGAAGTAGTTGGGAGGTGAAAAGCATCGACATTTCAGTGGCTGGTCTTGGCTGGCTAGCTCTTGGTCTCAAAGGTGAAGCAACACTAGCATTATGGACTTATCAGGGGATTGATGTAACCTTGAGAGAACCATTGGTTATTGACCGCGCACCATATCTTGAGCGACCTGGCTTCTGGTTGCCAAAAGCCATAACCGAAGTGCTTGGAACCCATTCTAGTAAGCTTGTTGAAGCTCGTAGGAGGAAGAAGCAACAAGACAGCACAGATTTTCTCTCTGATAATGTTTCATAG
- the LOC104792011 gene encoding GTP-binding protein BRASSINAZOLE INSENSITIVE PALE GREEN 2, chloroplastic isoform X2 gives MVVLISSTVTICRVKPNLEDGSFRVSRLIPRPEIPFFSVGLSDEKTKKKCLVSVQCLAVKKEPVVQSVERVKGTIFPKRAKNLIMSEGRDEDEEYGKLICPGCGIFMQDNDPDLPGYYKKRTVTAKNLEVDEEVEDDELDGVEMVDNDDDDDEEEEEGGDDEMDDEIKNAIEGSNSESESEIDWESDEWEDKEELNDVELDGFAPAGVGYGNVTKEREKKKRISKSERKKIAREEAKKDNFDDVTVCARCHSLRNYGQVKNQAAENLLPDFDFDRLISTRLIKPMNNSSTTVVVMVVDCVDFDGSFPKRAAKSLFTVLQKAENDPKGSKNLPKLVLVATKVDLLPTQISPARLDRWVRHRAKAGGAPKLSGVYMVSARKDLGVKNLLAYIKELAGPRGNVWVIGAQNAGKSTLINALSKKDGAKVTRLTEAPVPGTTLGILRIGGILSAKAKMYDTPGLLHPYLMSLRLNSEERKMVEIRKEVQPRSYRVKAGQSVHIGGLVRLDLVQASVETIYITVWASHSVSLHLGKTENAEEILKGHSGLRLQPPIGENRAAELGNWEEKEIQVTGSSWEVKSIDISVAGLGWLALGLKGEATLALWTYQGIDVTLREPLVIDRAPYLERPGFWLPKAITEVLGTHSSKLVEARRRKKQQDSTDFLSDNVS, from the exons ATGGTGGTTTTGATTTCAAGTACCGTGACGATATGCAGAGTAAAACCAAATCTTGAAGATGGAAGCTTTCGCGTTAGCCGGTTAATACCCAGACCCGAAATTCCATTTTTCTCAG TAGGGTTGAGTgatgagaagacgaagaagaaatgTTTAGTTTCGGTTCAGTGTTTAGCTGTGAAGAAAGAACCAGTTGTTCAAAGCGTGGAGAGAGTTAAAGGGACAATTTTTCCCAAGAGAGCGAAAAATCTTATCATGAGTGAAggaagagatgaagatgaagagtatGGGAAGCTCATTTGTCCAGGTTGTGGTATTTTTATGCAGGACAATGATCCAGATTTACCCGGATATTATAAGAAGAGAACGGTCACTGCAAAGAACTTAGAAGTTGATGAAGAGGTGGAAGATGATGAGCTTGATGGGGTTGAAATGgtagataatgatgatgatgatgatgaggaggaggaggaggggggAGATGATGAAATGGATGATGAGATCAAGAATGCAATAGAGGGTAGCAACTCTGAAAGTGAGAGTGAGATTGACTGGGAATCAGATGAGTGGGAAGACAAGGAAGAGCTGAATGATGTTGAATTGGATGGTTTTGCTCCGGCTGGTGTTGGATATGGTAATGTCACTAaggagagggagaagaagaaacggatTTCGAAatcagagaggaagaagatagctAGAGAGGAGGCAAAGAAAGACAATTTTGATGATGTGACGGTGTGTGCTCGTTGCCATTCTCTTAGGAATTATGGCCAAGTGAAGAATCAGGCTGCAGAGAACCTCTTACCAGATTTCGATTTTGATAGGTTGATATCAACTAGACTGATAAAACCAATGAATAATTCCAGCACTACAGTTGTAGTCATGGTTGTTGATTGTGTTGACTTTGATGGTTCATTTCCCAAACGAGCAGCCAAGTCTCTGTTTACAGTGCTTCAAAAAGCTGAAAATGATCCTAAGGGTAGCAAGAACCTCCCAAAACTTGTGCTTGTTGCAACAAAAGTAGACTTACTTCCGACACAGATTTCACCTGCTCGGTTAGACAGATGGGTGCGCCACCGTGCCAAGGCTGGAGGAGCGCCTAAGCTAAGTGGGGTATATATGGTTAGTGCTCGCAAAGATCTCGGTGTTAAGAATCTGTTAGCTTACATTAAAGAGTTAGCTGGTCCAAGAGGAAACGTGTGGGTTATTGGAGCTCAGAACGCCGGGAAATCTACTTTGATTAATGCCTTATCCAAGAAAGATGGTGCAAAGGTCACAAGGCTCACGGAAGCTCCGGTTCCTGGAACAACACTTGGAATATTGAGAATTGGTGGAATATTGTCTGCAAAGGCAAAGATGTATGACACTCCGGGCCTTTTGCATCCCTACCTTATGTCCCTGAGGTTAAATTCAGAGGAGCGGAAAATGGTAGAGATAAGGAAGGAGGTTCAACCTCGGAGTTACAGAGTCAAG GCAGGACAGTCTGTTCACATTGGTGGCTTGGTCAGGCTAGACCTCGTTCAGGCGTCGGTTGAAACAATATACATAACAGTATGGGCATCGCATAGCGTTTCACTACATCTAGGAAAAACAGAGAATGCTGAAGAAATACTCAAGGGCCATTCCGGTTTACGCCTGCAG CCACCAATCGGAGAGAACAGAGCGGCTGAATTGGGAAACTGGGAAGAGAAGGAGATTCAGGTGACGGGAAGTAGTTGGGAGGTGAAAAGCATCGACATTTCAGTGGCTGGTCTTGGCTGGCTAGCTCTTGGTCTCAAAGGTGAAGCAACACTAGCATTATGGACTTATCAGGGGATTGATGTAACCTTGAGAGAACCATTGGTTATTGACCGCGCACCATATCTTGAGCGACCTGGCTTCTGGTTGCCAAAAGCCATAACCGAAGTGCTTGGAACCCATTCTAGTAAGCTTGTTGAAGCTCGTAGGAGGAAGAAGCAACAAGACAGCACAGATTTTCTCTCTGATAATGTTTCATAG
- the LOC104792010 gene encoding peptide chain release factor PrfB3, chloroplastic-like, with product MAAKITGGGCSWRRFYRKRTPSRFRLNSVRASQSMDDMDTVYKQLGLFSLKKKIKDVVLKAEMLAPDALELEEEQWIKQEETMRYYDLWDDPAKSDEILLKLADREKAVDILKDLKYKAEEAKLIIQLGEMDAIDYSLFEQAYDSSLDVSRSLDHYEMSKILRDQYESEGACMIIKSGSQDIKSQMWTEQVVSMYIKWAEKLGQNARVAEKSSSLSSKSGVNSATIEFEFEFAYGYLLGERGLHRLITTSKEECSATVDIIPLFLRASPDFEVKDEDLIVSYPAKENKQENKQVELKDEDLMVSIQHIPSGITVESSGERNRFANRIKALNRLKAKLLVIAKEQKISDVNKINRNNILEETRRYVAKGHKMVVDTKTGLEILDLKSVLDGNIGPLLGAHIGMRSSIDAI from the exons ATGGCGGCAAAGATTACAGGCGGAGGCTGCTCATGGCGACGCTTTTACAGGAAGAGAACACCATCTCGATTTCGTCTCAACTCTGTTCGAGCCTCTCAGTCCATGGATGACATGGACACCGTCTACAAGCAATTGG GATTGTTTTcactaaagaagaagattaaagatGTTGTTCTTAAGGCTGAGATGTTAGCACCGGATGCTCTTGAGCTTGAAGAAGAGCAATGGATAAAGCAAGAAGAAACAATGCGTTACTATGATTTATGGGATGATCCAGCTAAATCTGATGAGATTCTTCTCAAATTAGCTGATCGAGAGAAAGCAGTTGATATCCTCAAAGACCTCAAATACAAG GCTGAAGAAGCTAAGCTAATCATACAATTGGGTGAGATGGATGCTATAGATTATAGTCTGTTTGAGCAAGCCTACGATTCATCGCTCGATGTTAGTAGATCTTTGGATCACTATGAGATGTCTAAGATTCTAAGGGATCAATATGAATCTGAAGGAGCCTGTATGATTATAAAATCCGGATCCCAAGACATAAAATCTCAG ATGTGGACAGAGCAAGTTGTAAGTATGTATATCAAATGGGCAGAAAAGCTAGGCCAAAATGCGAGGGTGGCTGAGAAAAGTAGTTCCCTGAGCAGTAAAAGTGGCGTAAATTCAGCCACAATAGAGTTTGAATTCGAGTTTGCTTATGGTTATCTATTAGGTGAGCGAGGCTTGCATCGCCTTATCACCACTTCTAAAGAG GAATGTTCAGCGACTGTTGATATCATACCATTATTCTTGAGAGCATCTCCTGATTTTGAGGTAAAGGATGAGGATTTAATTGTATCGTATCCTGCGAAAGAGAATAAACAAGAGAATAAACAAGTGGAATTAAAGGATGAGGATTTAATGGTTTCTATTCAACACATTCCGAGTGGAATTACAGTGGAATCTTCAG GAGAAAGAAACAGGTTTGCAAACAGGATCAAAGCGCTAAACCGGTTAAAGGCAAAGTTGCTTGTGATAGCAAAAGAGCAAAAGATTTCGGAtgtaaacaaaatcaacagaAATAACATTTTGGAAGAAACAAGGAGGTATGTCGCTAAGGGTCACAAGATGGTGGTTGATACAAAAACCGGTTTAGAGATTCTGGACCTGAAATCGGTCTTGGATGGGAACATTGGACCACTCCTTGGAGCTCATATTGGCATGAGAAGTTCAATTGATGCGATTTAG
- the LOC104792012 gene encoding glycosyltransferase-like At3g57200, with protein sequence MAGQHSSSKPSVSSPSSSSSSRLFLLVTLLPLSLACFAFVLQWRGGLDDPVTLWSTDHHEFPGMVSTQQEKRSSRRSVSDSGCVDLLGQSRSPSFPYFRDWDFAYQSDLKPRICITTSTSAGLEQTLPWIFFHKVIGVSTFYLFVEGKAASPNVSRVLESIPGVKVIYRTKELEEQQAKSRIWNETWLASFFYKPCNYELFVKQSLNMEMAIKMAQDTSMDWIIHLDTDELIHPSGNHEYSLRNLLANVSANVDIAIFPNYESSVERDDIKVPFSEVSMFKKNYDHLPRDVYFGSYKEATRGNPNYFLTYGNGKAAARVQNHLRPNGAHRWHNYRKSPNEVKVEEAAVLHYTYPRFSDLTSRRDRCGCKPTKVDVKRCFMLEFDRAAFIIASTASTEEMLQWYKEHVVWTDEKLKLKLLRKGILTRIYAPMVIIQELREAGVFSSVVTAAHMSFSKNSSTADSTLSNTRESSQATGRRKVLEFHLDLDGKSQVSAVPPLSPPGLEATKMEPSEK encoded by the exons aTGGCGGGTCAACACTCCTCTTCCAAACCCTCTGTGTCctctccttcatcatcatcttcctcgcGTCTTTTCTTGCTCGTGactctccttcctctctctctcgcctGTTTTGCCTTCGTTCTCCAATGGCGCGGCGGACTCGACGACCCGGTTACCCTTTGGTCTACGGATCATCACGAGTTCCCCGGAATGGTTTCAACCCAACAAGAGAAACGCTCTTCCCGTCGTTCGGTTTCTGATTCGGGTTGTGTTGATCTTTTAGGTCAGAGCCGTTCCCCTTCGTTTCCTTATTTCCGCGATTGGGATTTTGCTTACCAATCGGATCTCAAACCTAGG ATATGTATTACAACAAGCACTTCGGCTGGATTAGAGCAAACACTGCCATGGATTTTCTTTCACAAAGTTATTGGAGTTTCaaccttttatttatttgttgaggGGAAGGCTGCATCACCAAACGTGTCTCGAGTTTTGGAGTCTATTCCT GGTGTAAAAGTTATATACAGGACAAAAGAATTAGAAGAACAGCAGGCCAAAAG CCGGATATGGAATGAGACTTGGCTGGCGAGCTTCTTCTACAAACCGTGTAACTATGAATTATTTGTGAAACAGTCCTTGAACATGGAAATGGCAATCAAAATGGCTCAG GACACTAGTATGGACTGGATAATACATCTTGACACCGACGAGCTTATACATCCTTCTGGAAACCATGAATATTCTTTGCGGAATTTGCTGGCAAATGTATCTGCAAACGTGGATATAGCTATCTTTCCTAATTAT GAGAGCAGTGTTGAGCGAGATGATATCAAGGTACCTTTCAGTGAG GTATCAATGTTCAAGAAGAATTATGACCATCTTCCGAGAGATGTTTACTTTGGAAGCTATAAAGAGGCCACTCGTGGAAACCCAAACTACTTTCTAACCTATGGAAATGGGAAAGCTGCTGCCCGTGTTCAGAACCATCTTCGTCCCAATGGTGCTCATCGATGGCACAACTACAGAAAGAGTCCAAA TGAGGTCAAAGTAGAAGAAGCTGCCGTGCTGCACTACACTTATCCCAGATTTTCAGATCTTACCTCAAGACGTGATCGTTGTGGCTGTAAGCCCACTAAAGTGGAtgtcaagagatgtttcatgcTGGAGTTTGACAGAGCT GCATTTATTATTGCTTCAACCGCGAGTACAGAGGAAATGCTTCAGTG GTACAAAGAGCATGTTGTGTGGACAGATGAAAAATTGAAGTTGAAACTCCTTAGGAAGGGAATTCTGACCCGCATTTATGCTCCCATG GTTATAATCCAAGAGCTAAGGGAAGCGGGTGTTTTCAGCTCCGTGGTAACCGCAGCTCACATGTCTTTCTCGAAAAACTCTTCAACTGCTGATTCGACTTTAAGCAATACCCGAGAATCTTCTCAGGCAACTGGTAGGAGGAAGGTGTTGGAATTTCATCTTGATCTTGACGGTAAATCTCAAGTATCAGCGGTACCACCACTGTCGCCTCCAGGCTTGGAAGCAACCAAGATGGAACCTTCTGAAAAGTGA
- the LOC104792013 gene encoding UDP-N-acetylglucosamine--dolichyl-phosphate N-acetylglucosaminephosphotransferase-like, with protein MAARKRASSVTNSAKPASSEPTPATKEQKPTVSGEDFRLAPPKLGVIFVISSLLCSLYLYLLCFHYNVDNELKRPILINAGLSLVGFFVTLKLIPVAARYVLRRNMFGFDINKRGTRQGQAKVPESLGIVVGIVFLIVAIVFQFFNFTEDSVWLVEYNAALASICFMILLGFVDDVLDVPWRVKLLLPSFATLPLLMAYAGHTTIVIPKPLVSYVGLEVLDLGRIYKLYMALLAVFCTNSINIHAGLNGLEIGQTVVIAAAILIHNVMQIGGSVDTEYHQAHAFSIYLTQPLMSTSLAMLAYNWYPSAVFVGDTYTVFAGMTMAVVGILGHFSETLLIFFLPQVLNFLLSLPQLAGIVKCPRHRLPKFDPATGLLTGTKDGTLVNVYLRIFGRKSEKTLCIHLLVFQGLACAFCFMLRHFLAGWYK; from the exons ATGGCAGCTCGTAAGAGAGCTTCTTCAGTCACTAATTCGGCCAAACCAGCTTCATCTGAACCTACCCCGGCGACGAAGGAGCAGAAACCCACTGTTTCCGGAGAAGATTTCCGTCTCGCACCGCCGAAATTGGGAGTGATCTTTGTGATCTCTTCGCTTCTGTGTTCGCTTTACCTTTACCTTCTCTGTTTCCACTACAATGTTGACAATGAGCTCAAGCGTCCGATTCTTATTAACGCTGGGCTTAGCTTGGTTGGGTTCTTTGTCACACTCAAATTGATTCCTGTGGCTGCTAGATACGTTCTCAGGCgtaatatgtttggttttgatatcAATAAAAGAGGCACTCGTCAAGGACAAGCTAAAGt GCCTGAGTCATTGGGAATTGTTGTCGGTATTGTCTTCTTGATAGTGGCGATAGTGTTTCAGTTCTTTAATTTCACAGAAGATTCGGTG TGGCTTGTGGAGTACAATGCAGCTCTGGCATCTATTTGCTTCATGATTTTGCTTGGATTTGTAGATGACGTCCTTGATGTGCCTTGGAGAGT GAAACTTCTCCTGCCATCTTTTGCAACCCTTCCTCTGCTGATGGCATATGCTGGACATACAACTATCGTCATACCGAAACCTCTAGTTTCTTATGTTGGCTTGGAAGTGCTTGATCTAG GacgaatatataaattatatatggcGCTACTGGCTGTCTTTTGCACAAATTCTATAAACATTCATGCTGGTCTGAATGGCCTTGAGATCGGTCAAACCGTAGTTATTGCAGCTGCT ATCCTGATACATAATGTCATGCAAATCGGAGGATCTGTTGATACTGAGTATCATCAAGCTCATGCCTTCTCAATCTACCTTACTCAGCCGTTGATGTCAACATCACTGGCAATGCTTGCCTACAATTG GTACCCTTCTGCAGTTTTTGTTGGAGACACTTACACAGTCTTTGCTGGAATGACTATGGCAGTTGTTGGTATTCTTGGTCACTTCAG TGAAACCCTCCtaatcttttttcttccacAAGTGTTGAACTTTCTACTGTCGCTTCCGCAG CTTGCTGGCATTGTGAAATGTCCACGGCATCGTCTCCCCAA GTTTGATCCAGCTACGGGACTGTTGACGGGAACAAAAGATGGGACACTGGTGAACGTCTACTTGAGGATATTTGGTAGGAAATCAGAAAAGACTCTATGTattcatcttcttgttttccAG GGTCTAGCTTGCGCCTTTTGTTTCATGCTTCGGCATTTCCTTGCTGGTTGGTACAAATAA